ATATTCCGGTAGTGTCCAGCGTTGCCGCAGACGAAACAGGACAACCGTATAATATCAACGCCGATACTGTAGCCGGAGAGATAGCAGCTGCATTGGGCGCAGAAAAGTTAATTTTACTAACTGATACGCGGGGGATTTTGACAGATTACAAAGATCCATCTACCCTAATTCCTAAAGTAGACATTCAAGAAGCCAGGGAACTCATCTCAACAGGTATAGTCAGTGGTGGAATGATTCCAAAAGTCACTTGCTGCGTGCGTTCTCTTGCACAAGGAGTGAAAGCAGCACATATAATTGATGGTCGCATTCCCCACTCGCTACTGCTAGAAATTTTTACTGATGTTGGTATTGGTACGATGATCGTTGGTTCCCAGTTTTTAACTTAGGATAAGTTGACTCAGATCCCCGACTTCTTAAAGGATACAGCTGGCGAATGGGGGGTCAGACCCCCTATTCTTTAATGAGAATATAGAATCAGGATTTACGAAACTCGAATCAAGTGCGGGCGGGCTACCTTGGCAAACGCATTCTTGATATGACTTGCGCGGTGGTGGGGATGTGCTCAATACCCAATCCGATAGACAGGCGATCGTACTCAACCCAATCCGATAGACAGGCGATCGTACTCAACCCAATCCGATAGACAGGCGATCGTACTCAACCCAATCCGATAGACAGGCGATCGCTATGCAGTTATTGAAATGAGACCAAATAGAGATGAATGTCTGTCAGCCAACTCAATTTCTGGTCACGAATAACTTAAGCAGGCTCAACACGTAAAGTAGCAAATGAACTAGTACGAGTTTTTGCTTTAATGGGATGATTTGACCAAGCAAAAAAACGCGTTAAATTGATTGCACAAGCAGTGGCAACGTGTTGTAAATGTGTTTTAGCTAGTCCAAAATATCGCGTTCGTCGCAAATCAAATCTACCAACAGCTTGGGAGATGGTACCCTCAACACCAGATCTGCGTGCGTAGTGTTGCTGAAACTCTGGAGTTTGTTGTTGATCGCGACGCTGTTGGAGTGCATCATATTCTTCACGAGGTCGCAACTTAATTTTTCTGGGAGCAGTTTGAGCAGAAGTACAATCACTTCTCACAGGACATTTCGCGCAAGTCTTGCGCTCAAAGACAACTTCAATTAAAGGATTGTGATTGCTGTCACGAGTTTTGCGCCAAATTCGACTCCAAAAACCTTGTGGACATTGAACAACTTGATTGTCCCAATCAATGACAAACGCACTTACATCAAACCCTGTGTTTAACTTGGCTTGCCAAGAAGTATCAACAGCCACAGGTCCAACAACAGAAACTTGATAAACCTGATGACTTTCAACCCCACCATGTTGCTCGTCTAGGCTGAGATTCCATACATTCGCCTTTTCAAACAAATCAAACTGTTGTTCCAATCGCCCACAACTGACGCGTTTCTTGTTCCGTTTATCCTCTAAATTTCTCATGATTGAATTCAGCAATGATAATTTCCCGACTTCAGACTCTATTTGCTCTCATTTCATTTGCTCTCAGGTGCCCTCTTGTCTGTCAGAATCTGATGTTGACTCTGGTGTCTCTCAAAATCGGTTGAGTACGATCGCCTGTCTATCGGATTGGGTTGAGTACGATCGCCTGTCTATCGGATTGGGTATTGAGCACATCCCCACCACCGCGCAAGNNNNNNNNNNGGTGCCCTCTTGTCTGTCAGAATCTGATGTTGACTCTGGTGTCTCTCAAAATCGGTTGAGTACGATCGCCTGTCTATCGGATTGGGTTGAGTACGATCGCCTGTCTATCGGATTGGGTATTGAGCACATCCCCACCACCGCGCAAGTCATATCAAGAATGCGTTTGCCAAGGTAGCCCGCCCGCACTTGATTCGAGTTTCGTAAATCCTGATTCTATATTCTCATTAGAGAATAGGGGGTCTGACCCCCCATTCGCCAGCTGTATCCTTAAAGAAGTCGGGGATCTTGCAGCACATCAAAAATAACGTGGTCAAGTACTAGTTACCAACCATATACTTTCGGATAAAGGCTATGTTGTTCTCTTATTCTTGGACGCGATATTCCTCTGTAATAAGGTGAATAGTATAATGGGCGATCGTTAACAATCACGGGATTAATCACCGTTGAGTTTCTAATTTGAGGATTAACTAAAACTGGGTTGACAATCGTGGAGTCAATAATCTTGTATCCCCCTTGTGGGTAGGGGTAATAACCTTGTGGATACGAATTATAGTTGTGTTTCAGTGGTAATCCTGTAGCGGGATTTACGGGTATAGGAGTAGAAATAGGGCTACCGTAAATATAATTACCGACAGTAGGTGCTTGAGGAACGACGTAAGTAGTACCGCCTTTAATATCTACCCAGTTAGCTGAAACAGGAACAGGTGTGACTGCTACTATTGCTGCGATCGATCCCAGCCCAAGTAAACTTTGTTGCCAGTACATAATTTTAAGTGTTTTTTCTTAAATAAGAATATTTAATTAAATATATCATTTTTAGTTCCTAATGGTAATAATACGTAGTTTGTTAGCATCTTAATGTCTAATAGTTCGCGCAGGCGGACTTTACCTGTATAGTAGCTCATTATATTCGCCAAAACTTTTCAAATATCCTCTTACATATTTTCAGCAAAGGGATAGGCAGAATCCTGCAATTTGTGTTTCTCAGCTTTGCAAGTGAATGTACACAAAATGATATTCCCACAGATATTTACTATTTCTATGATAACAGTCAAGGCAAAAGTCAGTAATGCTAATAAGCATTTTGATTGCAAGCACCCACGATCTATGGGGTTTACTTCATCCTTTAGTAAAGGTAGATTTCAATGCTAAAAGAAAAAGAGACTTTAGTCAGGCGTTATGAAATAATTCAGCATCTTTGTAGTGGGGGATTTACAGAAACATATTTAGCTGAAGATAAATTTTTACCTGATAAACCTCGCTGCGTAGTTAAACAACTCAGACTGCGATCGCTCGACCCCGATACCCTTAAAAAAGCTAGAGAGTTATTTGAAGCAGAAGCTCAAGTCTTGGATAAATTGGGAACTCATGACCAAATTCCACAACTCCTAGGTTACTTTGAAGAAAACCAAGAATTTTATCTTGTTGAAGAATATATCGATGGCGAGAATTTAGAAAAGGAACTAGCACAGGTAAAAAAACTGAGTGAAGAGAAAGTTTTAATTCTGTTACAAGAAGTATTGGAAGTTGTCAAATTTGTACATCAAGAAAATGTCATTCATCGCGAGATCAAACCTGCAAATATTATTCGTCGCAAAACTGATAACAAAATAGTGCTGACAGGTTTTGGTGCAGTTAAACAAGTTCAGACACAAATAGTGACTGCTGAGGGAGAAACGAGCTTTACCATACCTGTTGGAACTAAAGGTTATATGGCTAATGAAGTTTTAGGTGGTAAACCTCGTCGTAGCAGTGATATCTACGCTTTGGGAATAACAGCCATTCATGCGCTGACTGGAAAAGACCCAGGAAAGGACGATCCACCTGAATTAGAACAAGATCCTCGTACTAGAGAACTTATCTGGCGCAAGCACGCTAACGTCAACAACCGACTCGCTACAATTTTAGACAAAATGATTAAGTCACACTTTAGAGACCGCTACCAAGTGGTAGATGAAGTGTTAGAAGATTTGCAGAAGTTACAAAACTCTTGGGAAAATACAGTCAGTACGTTTACCTCGACGATCGCCACCAAAAAATTACCTTCTTTACGGCTACCAAAGTTTAAGTATGTCTTTGCTATTTTAGTCGCCATTGGTATAGTTTCTGCAATCCCCCAACTTTTACCATCTCTTCCTAAACTATCGGTTGTTCATTTATCAAGCAACACTGAAGCACTATTCCAAGAAGGAAAGAAACTTGCTACAGATGGTAAGTATGAAGAAGCTATTCGCGTATATGATAAAGCTCTAAAACACAATCCAAAGAACGCTCATGATATTTGGGAAGCAAGAGCGATCGCTTTATTCGGTTTAGAAAAATACGAAGATTCTTTAACATCTATTGTCATTTGTCAATAGTCATTTGTCATTGGTATGATTTGCGCTCCCCTGGATTTCTTACAAATATTTAAACGACTTACCCAAAATGTTAATGCCACTTAGATTTGAGATAAAATACCCCGTCAACGTAGTGTTATAATTCGCACTGTGTCTAAAACGCTTAAACTCTATAAAGGATAAAGGTTTTGGTAATAGCGCTAATATTGAAAGTATAAACAACTTACGACATCCAGCAACCAATGGCAACGCAAAAAGTCACGGTTGAACTTCCACAAGCCATTTTTCAACAATTGGCTCGTATTGCCTCAGCAACCCAACAGCCTTTGGAAGTCCTGGCTGCTCAAAGCATTGCCAGTAACTTACCCCCAACGCCTGACAATGCCCCAGTAGAAATTCAGGCAGAACTTTTGCAAATGCAAACGTGGGATAGTAAAGAATTGATAGCGATCGCCCAAAGTCAAACGACTCCAGAACAGCAACAACGTCATATAGAATTATTAGAGAAAAATCAAAATGGCGAACTTACCTATAGCGAACGTCGAGAACTTAGCGAGTTAAGGATAGCAGCTGACCGCTTGATGTTACAAAAAGCTTATGCTTGGTCAATTCTCCGTTGGCGAGGACACAGAGTCCCTGCTTTAAATGAATTACCCGAATAATCATGGCAATTCCTGACAAAATTCGTTCTGAAGTGTTAGCAAGGGCAGGCTTTAGGTGTGAGTATTGCAAAACTTATTCCCGCTTGATTGGTATGCCTTTGGTAATGGAGCATATCCTTCCTAAAGCTGCTGGAGGTAAAGATGAATCTGAAAATTTGGCAGCTTCCTGTTATCGGTGTAACGAATTTAAAGGTGCAAAAACCCATGCAATTGATCCACAAACAAGTCAATTAGTGCCGTTATTTAATCCAAGGCAACAATCTTGGCGAGAGCATTTTAATTGGGTAAATGGTGGAACTCATGTTGCTGGTCTAACACCTATAGGTCGCGCAACTGTAATTGCTTTGCGACTAAATAACGAGTACATAACAGAGGCGAGAGTATTGTGGATTGAGAGTAATTGGCATCCTCCTTCAAAGGAATTCTAGAGAGAGCTATTATCCAGTTGAATATTGCGTGAATTTTTGAGAAGAAATATATTGTTAGAAAAGCAATTGCTTTATACAAATTAAAAAGATATGAAGAAACCATTACAGCATTAGACCAAGTTACAGTATATAAACCAGATAATGCATTTGCCCGGTATGGTAAAGGATAAGCCCTCTCTAATTACAAAAATATCAGGAAGCAGTCGAAGCTTATAATAAAGCGCTGAAACTCAAGCCAGACTACACCTAAGCAAAAGAAGCAAGGCAAAGAATTGTAGCAAAACTCTAGTCAAAAGCATGAATCCATAGAACAGTAATAATGTTGGAACATTGGAGTGTATATGTTAGGACGAGTTTTACGTAGAACTTCTTTCCAGCGAAGTTGGTCTTGGCAGTTATTAACAAGTTCGGTTTTCCTTACAGGAACAGTTGCAGTTTGGGATTGTGCTCGTGCTCAGCTCGCAACCGATACCACTTTAGGGAATGAAAGTTCTATCGTGACTCCTAACGTCGTTATTAATGGTTTACCAAGCGATCGCATTGATGGTGGTGCAATTCGAGGTGTCAACCTTTTTCATAGCTTTAGTGAATTTAATGTTGGTGAAGGACGGGGTGTTTATTTTAGCCATCAACCTGGAACTGAGAACATTTTGAGTCAGATAACAGGAAATAACCCCTCCAACATTCTAGGGAC
This genomic interval from Scytonema hofmannii PCC 7110 contains the following:
- a CDS encoding transposase; the encoded protein is MRNLEDKRNKKRVSCGRLEQQFDLFEKANVWNLSLDEQHGGVESHQVYQVSVVGPVAVDTSWQAKLNTGFDVSAFVIDWDNQVVQCPQGFWSRIWRKTRDSNHNPLIEVVFERKTCAKCPVRSDCTSAQTAPRKIKLRPREEYDALQQRRDQQQTPEFQQHYARRSGVEGTISQAVGRFDLRRTRYFGLAKTHLQHVATACAINLTRFFAWSNHPIKAKTRTSSFATLRVEPA
- a CDS encoding protein kinase domain-containing protein — encoded protein: MLKEKETLVRRYEIIQHLCSGGFTETYLAEDKFLPDKPRCVVKQLRLRSLDPDTLKKARELFEAEAQVLDKLGTHDQIPQLLGYFEENQEFYLVEEYIDGENLEKELAQVKKLSEEKVLILLQEVLEVVKFVHQENVIHREIKPANIIRRKTDNKIVLTGFGAVKQVQTQIVTAEGETSFTIPVGTKGYMANEVLGGKPRRSSDIYALGITAIHALTGKDPGKDDPPELEQDPRTRELIWRKHANVNNRLATILDKMIKSHFRDRYQVVDEVLEDLQKLQNSWENTVSTFTSTIATKKLPSLRLPKFKYVFAILVAIGIVSAIPQLLPSLPKLSVVHLSSNTEALFQEGKKLATDGKYEEAIRVYDKALKHNPKNAHDIWEARAIALFGLEKYEDSLTSIVICQ
- a CDS encoding HNH endonuclease → MAIPDKIRSEVLARAGFRCEYCKTYSRLIGMPLVMEHILPKAAGGKDESENLAASCYRCNEFKGAKTHAIDPQTSQLVPLFNPRQQSWREHFNWVNGGTHVAGLTPIGRATVIALRLNNEYITEARVLWIESNWHPPSKEF